One genomic segment of Hevea brasiliensis isolate MT/VB/25A 57/8 chromosome 3, ASM3005281v1, whole genome shotgun sequence includes these proteins:
- the LOC110637903 gene encoding uncharacterized protein LOC110637903, producing MATVLKTPPLKAPLPPRLVTNNVSLNSSIPSCLAFRHRSISTKFPPSSFLQFAAKSSPRFVKFAPFSSQGETETAETQETIQEPEIQDSSDGASQVEDSASSEEVADAKETPPSIIMASLQSYKEALASNDESKIAEIEAFLKSVEDEKIDLERKVASLTEELSIEKDRVLRISADFDNFRKRTERERLSLVTNAQGEVVESLLLVLDNFERAKSQIKFETEGEEKISNSYQSIYKQFVEILGSLGVVPVETIGNPFDPLLHEAIMREDSTEYEEGIILEEFRKGFKLGDKLLRPSMVKVSAGPGPAKPEEAGSSEGADTANETSEEDSKEPETS from the exons ATGGCCACTGTCCTCAAAACGCCGCCGTTGAAGGCGCCCCTCCCACCACGACTAGTCACCAACAATGTTTCCTTAAATTCCTCCATACCCTCTTGCCTCGCATTTAGACATAGAAGCATTAGCACCAAATTTCCCCCTTCAAGTTTTCTCCAGTTCGCCGCCAAATCGTCTCCCCGGTTTGTAAAGTTCGCTCCTTTCTCTTCTCAAGGAGAAACCGAAACTGCTGAGACCCAAGAGACGATTCAGGAACCAGAAATCCAG GATTCTTCAGATGGTGCCAGTCAGGTGGAAGATAGTGCCAGCAGTGAAGAAGTTGCTGATGCTAAGGAAACTCCTCCTTCAATCATCATGGCTTCACTCCAGTCATACAAAGAAGCTTTGGCAAGTAATGACGAGTCCAAAATTGCTGAGATAGAAGCTTTTCTGAAATCTGTTGAAGATGAGAAAATTGACCTTGAAAGGAAGGTTGCTAGTTTGACTGAAGAACTGTCAATAGAAAAAGATCGGGTCCTCAGGATCAGTGCAGACTTCGACAATTTTCGAAAGAGGACAGAGAGGGAAAGGCTTTCATTGGTAACAAATGCACAAGGAGAAGTTGTGGAGAGTTTGTTGCTTGTTTTGGATAATTTTGAGAGAGCCAAATCCCAGATTAAATTTGAGACTGAAGGAGAAGAGAAGATCAGTAACAGTTATCAGAGCATATACAAGCAATTTGTGGAAATTCTCGGTTCACTTGGTGTTGTCCCTGTGGAGACAATAGGGAACCCCTTTGATCCATTG CTGCATGAAGCAATTATGCGAGAGGATTCAACAGAATATGAAGAAGGTATCATACTTGAGGAATTTCGCAAGGGGTTCAAGCTTGGTGATAAGCTCTTGCGACCATCAATGGTGAAAGTATCAGCTGGTCCAGGTCCTGCAAAGCCTGAAGAAGCAGGGTCATCAGAAGGAGCTGATACTGCAAATGAAACTAGTGAGGAGGACAGCAAAGAACCGGAGACTTCTTGA